In a single window of the Drosophila miranda strain MSH22 chromosome XL, D.miranda_PacBio2.1, whole genome shotgun sequence genome:
- the LOC108150948 gene encoding chorion protein S36, with protein sequence MQLGLWFGILAIAAAPLVSANYGQGGGGGPGHGPIQYLPSGPSGGLEEYVNVATGGSQPAASQIAAQAEIQPTQEEARRLGRVQAQLQALNANPTYQKLKNSEDIAESLAETNLASNIRQGKINVVSPQFVDQHLFRSLLVPSGHNNHQVIATQPLPPIIVHQPGAPPAHVNSGPPTVVRGNPVIYKIKPSVIYQQEVINKVPTPLSLNPVYVKVYKPGKKIEAPLAPVVAPVYGQPQSYGSQPQSYGSQQQSYGGSGAASAAGSASSADGYAAGNEAPLYNSPSPYGQANY encoded by the exons ATGCAACTCGGACTCTGGTTTGGCATTCTCGCCATCGCTGCGGCACCG CTGGTAAGCGCTAATTATGGTCAAGGTGGAGGTGGTGGTCCCGGCCATGGACCCATTCAGTACCTGCCCAGTGGCCCGTCTGGGGGCCTCGAGGAGTACGTGAACGTGGCGACGGGCGGCTCGCAGCCAGCGGCCAGCCAGATCGCAGCGCAGGCCGAGATCCAGCCCACGCAAGAGGAGGCCCGTCGTCTGGGTCGTGTCCAGGCCCAGCTGCAGGCTCTGAACGCCAATCCCACCTACCAGAAGCTGAAGAACTCCGAGGACATTGCCGAGTCGCTGGCCGAGACGAATCTCGCCAGCAACATCCGCCAGGGCAAGATCAATGTCGTCTCGCCCCAGTTTGTGGATCAGCATCTGTTCCGTTCCCTGCTGGTGCCGTCGGGCCACAACAACCACCAGGTGATCGCCACCCAGCCCCTGCCCCCCATCATTGTCCACCAGCCGGGCGCACCACCAGCGCATGTGAACAGCGGACCCCCCACCGTGGTCCGTGGCAATCCCGTGATCTACAAGATCAAGCCTTCGGTCATCTACCAGCAGGAGGTGATCAACAAGGTGCCCACCCCCCTCAGCCTTAATCCCGTCTACGTGAAGGTCTACAAGCCGGGCAAGAAGATCGAGGCGCCACTGGCACCCGTTGTTGCCCCCGTCTATGGACAGCCGCAGTCGTACGGTAGCCAGCCGCAGTCGTACGGTAGCCAGCAGCAGTCGTACGGTGGCTCTGGGGCCGCCTCCGCTGCCGGTTCTGCCTCCTCCGCCGATGGCTATGCCGCCGGCAACGAGGCACCCCTCTACAACAGCCCCTCCCCCTATGGCCAGGCCAACTACTAA
- the LOC108151210 gene encoding putative mediator of RNA polymerase II transcription subunit 26 — MESKVHCSWPLLLLLLMLALGRVRPENINDTTASEDIDDDEATSPSPSIPETTDRLITGDLRKAARVEQLSPPGSGSASKQEYDVIDVLSATNAVVGKAKSGQTTRIYTTGEVDDTFWMKHLGDDFKHAIHLQVGGTNEEYNRLVNQTQNGIHEEVHHEYLPGAERPDSMQQQPRARYTQRSSPRQQQGLEGEALAMKQRYLIHQQQQQQQRYGYTQQHAQQYTPRAHTQIHQYPHPHTHQHTHQQQPHTHRYQRPYPRPKAQQQQPQQQQQVRYINHRPPIRTIINSSEDQLHAAQSSPGAQHAAAAAIQAGGGIGRSPDEDESDTFGSQLPFKSPFNDYGSRPTRDLTYLLYRRGL, encoded by the exons ATGGAATCGAAAGTCCACTGCAGTTGGCCACTGCTGCTcttgctgctgatgctggccCTGGGCCGAGTCCGGCCAGAG AATATCAACGATACCACGGCCAGTGAGGATATCGATGACGACGAGGCCACTAGTCCCAGTCCGTCCATACCAGAGACCACCGATCGTCTGATCACTGGAGATCTTCGGAAGGCGGCGCGCGTGGAGCAGCTGTCGCCGCCGGGCAGTGGCTCTGCGTCGAAGCAGGAGTACGATGTGATTGATGTGCTGTCCGCCACCAATGCGGTGGTGGGCAAGGCCAAGAGCGGCCAGACCACGCGCATCTATACCACGGGAGAGGTGGATGACACATTCTGGATGAAGCATCTGGGGGATGACTTCAAGCATGCCATTCACCTGCAGGTGGGCGGCACCAATGAAGAGTACAATCGTCTGGTCAATCAGACACAGAATGGCATTCACGAGGAGGTGCACCATGAGTATCTGCCGGGGGCAGAGCGACCAGACTCCATGCAACAGCAGCCCAGAGCTCGCTATACGCAACGTAGCTCCCCcaggcagcagcagggtctTGAGGGAGAGGCCTTGGCCATGAAGCAGCGATACCTgatccatcagcagcagcagcagcagcagagataTGGTTACACACAGCAGCATGCCCAGCAATACACACCacgagcacacacacagatacaccaatacccacacccacacacacaccaacacacacaccaacagcagccacacacacacagataccaAAGACCATATCCAAGGCCCAAggcccagcaacagcagccgcagcaacaacaacaagtgCGATACATCAACCACCGCCCACCCATCCGTACTATCATCAACTCCAGCGAGGATCAGCTGCATGCGGCCCAATCGAGTCCGGGAGCCCAgcacgcagcagcagcggccattCAAGCGGGAGGTGGCATCGGACGATCCCCCGACGAAGATGAGTCGGACACCTTTGGCAGCCAGCTGCCGTTCAAGTCGCCCTTCAACGACTACGGCAGTCGACCCACCCGCGATCTCACCTATCTCCTGTACAGGCGGGGACTCTAG
- the LOC108164663 gene encoding uncharacterized protein LOC108164663 isoform X2 has translation MRQLKLRLVVAPTADTKAHIDPHTDPNERIMRQLLTLLGLVVVLGLVQSAPVEVVYTGEGCACPTQLGYQLNVPNPPKPKKYGASEYGYRVEKPVQTKAKISYSFDFTVEQPRTPPPPKYPESKLYAKVDRVTVNKGDCAAKHTSSCSCSSCSSPKPSCNHDEGY, from the exons ATGCGACAATTGAAGCTGCGGCTAGTAGTAGCCCCAACGGCAGACACGAAAGCACACATCGATCCGCACACAGATCCAAACGAAAGAATTATGCGCCAATTGTTAACCCTTCTGGGCCTGGTTGTGGTACTAGGCCTGGTCCAGTCGGCTCCTGTTGAGGTCGTCTATACGGGCGAGGGCTGTGCCTGTCCCACCCAGCTGGGCTATCAGCTGAATGTGCCCAATCCGCCCAAGCCCAAGAAGTATGGGGCCAGCGAGTATGGCTATCGTGTGGAAAAACCCGTCCAGACCAAGGCGAAGATCAGCTATAGCTTCGATTTCACCGTCGAACAGCCCAGGACACCGCCGCCGCCCAAGTATCCCGAATCCAAGCTGTATGCCAAAGTCGATCGGGTGACGGTCAACAAAGGAG ATTGTGCCGCCAAGCATACATCCAGCTGCAGTTGCTCGAGCTGCTCCAGCCCCAAACCAAG CTGCAACCACGATGAGGGCTACTGA
- the LOC108164663 gene encoding uncharacterized protein LOC108164663 isoform X1, which produces MRQLKLRLVVAPTADTKAHIDPHTDPNERIMRQLLTLLGLVVVLGLVQSAPVEVVYTGEGCACPTQLGYQLNVPNPPKPKKYGASEYGYRVEKPVQTKAKISYSFDFTVEQPRTPPPPKYPESKLYAKVDRVTVNKGDCAAKHTSSCSCSSCSSPKPRYVAPGPGPDPGPRSPNAIRRRRDLRTPGSLIRRRLMRQQQLQERPPRYVKLYHKDLAAQQQQQQQKLFGLMPAESHEPSPKTKRKTKKSPAGWLGLGRRLAKRDIKGEFDLLERERAQIDLTAPEIIQFMPETLNPNFQPGQCHMGCGAITAVGPPPPQPLPPATEEAGKEFDPTEDQTELPVTTEQQNTIPAKRAALGYYYPLQIPSPLGLPLDDYKYVDDSQLRSLLSTTSVPDPLEQGSTPLQFAGDLESVTRRGYPSALLGSGGGYPVEHVSDSQLDRLISEIIYPHPHYLESSTHYPEPHQKRQTTDFLKKLIDGRLGGWGFDSSTEPDHTLHADYSTTPAKTYGYNSHVQNGYSIDTYNVPPISEYLRAWF; this is translated from the exons ATGCGACAATTGAAGCTGCGGCTAGTAGTAGCCCCAACGGCAGACACGAAAGCACACATCGATCCGCACACAGATCCAAACGAAAGAATTATGCGCCAATTGTTAACCCTTCTGGGCCTGGTTGTGGTACTAGGCCTGGTCCAGTCGGCTCCTGTTGAGGTCGTCTATACGGGCGAGGGCTGTGCCTGTCCCACCCAGCTGGGCTATCAGCTGAATGTGCCCAATCCGCCCAAGCCCAAGAAGTATGGGGCCAGCGAGTATGGCTATCGTGTGGAAAAACCCGTCCAGACCAAGGCGAAGATCAGCTATAGCTTCGATTTCACCGTCGAACAGCCCAGGACACCGCCGCCGCCCAAGTATCCCGAATCCAAGCTGTATGCCAAAGTCGATCGGGTGACGGTCAACAAAGGAG ATTGTGCCGCCAAGCATACATCCAGCTGCAGTTGCTCGAGCTGCTCCAGCCCCAAACCAAGGTATGTagccccaggcccaggcccagacccagGCCCAAGGTCCCCCAATGCCATACGACGTCGTCGTGACCTGCGCACGCCCGGCTCATTGATCCGCAGGCGTCTAATGCGCCAGCAACAGCTCCAGGAGCGACCCCCACGCTACGTGAAGCTCTATCACAAGGATTTGgccgcccagcagcagcagcagcagcagaaactcTTTGGCCTGATGCCAGCAGAGTCGCATGAACCATCCCCAAAGACGAAGCGCAAGACCAAGAAGTCACCGGCTGGCTGGTTGGGATTGGGTAGGCGGCTGGCCAAGCGTGATATCAAAGGAGAATTCGATCTGCTGGAGCGGGAACGGGCCCAGATTGACTTGACGGCCCCCGAGATCATACAGTTCATGCCGGAGACGCTCAATCCAAATTTCCAGCCGGGCCAGTGTCATATGGGCTGTGGCGCCATTACGGCAGTcgggcctcctcctcctcagcCTCTCCCTCCAGCCACCGAAGAGGCTGGCAAAGAGTTCGATCCGACGGAGGATCAAACAGAGCTGCCAGTGACGACGGAACAGCAGAACACCATACCCGCCAAGCGAGCCGCTTTGGGCTACTACTATCCACTGCAGATCCCATCGCCATTGGGTCTGCCACTGGACGACTACAAGTATGTGGATGATTCGCAGCTTCGCAGTCTGCTGTCGACGACCTCCGTGCCCGATCCGCTGGAGCAGGGCTCCACGCCGCTGCAGTTTGCCGGCGACTTGGAGTCGGTGACGCGGCGTGGTTATCCATCTGCTCTGCTGGGCAGCGGCGGTGGCTATCCCGTAGAGCATGTGTCCGACTCTCAGCTGGACAGACTCATCTCAGAGATTATCTACCCGCATCCGCACTATCTGGAGTCGAGCACGCACTATCCCGAGCCCCATCAGAAGAGGCAAACAACGGACTTCCTCAAGAAGCTCATTGACGGACGCCTCGGCGGCTGGGGCTTCGACTCGTCCACTGAGCCGGACCATACCCTTCATGCCGACTACTCCACGACGCCCGCCAAGACCTATGGCTACAACAGTCATGTCCAGAACGGCTACAGTATCGACACCTACAATGTGCCACCCATTTCCGAGTACCTGCGAGCCTGGTTCTAG
- the LOC108164665 gene encoding uncharacterized protein LOC108164665 produces MQACKLFLSLLLAMHCTQALLAACVCSEKGSDYCQSCQGPTIVRPKPRYYEPSDVNLSPIGDNCWCSKQLIEPAQLPKTCGKTTPCKPTCACQQSDDSYSSGSSSSSSYGNIAYAAEKEEDNSPAADPISVSLAAQAGKAINVPEAKLAFGFAQKPVDGVQKVQFSNVPEENLFKLKSEVITLKKPNYVAKQEEEEEYIEEEEQQQSDDEPAPQLTYKQLGYITEQFKNPKFKKISSSRSSYGSSSYGSSSYGSSSYASKSASSDGYGKVAGKVSVDCGFKPGRITSYRNANRQEPDAGSCY; encoded by the exons ATGCAAGCCTGTAAACTGTTTCTCTCAttgctgctggcgatgcactGCACTCAAGCG CTGCTGGCTGCCTGTGTATGCTCGGAAAAGGGTTCCGACTATTGCCAAAGCTGCCAAGGACCGACAATTGTGCGTCCGAAGCCCCGCTACTATGAGCCCAGCGATGTGAACCTCTCGCCGATCGGTGACAATTGCTGGTGCAGCAAGCAGCTGATCGAACCCGCCCAACTGCCCAAGACCTGCGGAAAA ACGACACCATGCAAACCCACCTGCGCATGCCAGCAGAGCGACGATAGCTACAGCAGtggctccagctccagttccagcTATGGCAA CATTGCCTATGCGGCCGAGAAGGAGGAAGATAACAGTCCGGCCGCAGATCCCATCAGTGTGAGCCTGGCTGCCCAGGCCGGCAAGGCCATCAATGTGCCCGAGGCTAAGCTGGCCTTTGGCTTTGCACAGAAGCCTGTGGATGGTGTTCAAAAGGTACAGTTCTCCAATGTGCCCGAGGAGAATCTCTTCAAGCTGAAGAGCGAGGTCATCACTCTGAAGAAGCCCAACTATGTTGCCAAacaggaggaggaagaggagtacatcgaggaggaggagcaacAGCAGTCCGATGATGAGCCGGCCCCCCAGTTAACCTACAAGCAGCTGGGCTACATAACCGAGCAATTTAAGAACCCCAAGTTCAAGAAAATATCCAGTTCCCGCTCGAGCTATGGCTCCAGCAGCTATGGCTCCAGCAGCTACGGCTCCAGCAGCTACGCCTCCAAGAGCGCCTCCAGCGATGGCTACGGCAAGGTGGCCGGCAAGGTTTCCGTTGATTGTGGATTCAAGCCGGGACGCATAACCTCCTACCGCAATGCGAATCGCCAGGAGCCAGATGCTGGTAGCTGCTATTAG
- the LOC108164666 gene encoding sepiapterin reductase has product MAAKRMDLNKRTFLVLSGSSNPLGQTLALQLCSRLAPGSVALILDDDQEKLASLEQLLRELLKPDIVQLKTGKLDEHHSNGVELMEQALKQAEDTVFERSIIVHNEGVAATEVLMEPQLSQDWTAYVQQQLYAPVALNQRWLHCKQLTDVEKLAINVTSSLLVRPLIHSGLLCSCKRARDMYFRAMASEEARHNVHVLSYAPGLLDSHQTQYDVNGNMINPESLVTSSQMLQMPRAQPLQATLKLINILEKISFVSGHDVDYYDTFVL; this is encoded by the coding sequence ATGGCAGCAAAAAGAATGGATTTGAATAAGCGCACCTTTCTGGTGCTGAGTGGCAGCTCGAATCCTTTGGGTCAGACACTGGCTCTGCAGCTATGCAGTCGCTTGGCACCCGGATCTGTTGCCCTTATCCTGGACGATGATCAGGAGAAACTTGCTTCTTTGGAGCAGCTTCTCAGGGAGCTGCTGAAGCCGGATATAGTCCAGCTGAAGACGGGCAAGCTGGATGAGCACCATTCGAATGGTGTAGAGCTGATGGAGCAGGCCTTGAAGCAAGCGGAGGATACCGTCTTCGAGCGTTCCATTATCGTGCACAACGAGGGGGTGGCCGCCACCGAAGTGCTGATGGAGCCACAGTTGTCGCAGGATTGGACCGCCTACGTCCAGCAGCAGTTGTATGCCCCGGTGGCCCTGAATCAGCGCTGGCTTCACTGCAAACAATTGACTGACGTGGAGAAGCTGGCAATCAACGTGACCTCGTCGCTGCTTGTGCGTCCGTTGATCCACAGCGGTCTACTCTGCTCCTGCAAGCGTGCCAGGGACATGTACTTCCGTGCCATGGCTTCTGAGGAGGCACGCCACAATGTCCATGTGCTTAGCTATGCCCCTGGCTTGCTTGACTCCCATCAGACCCAGTACGATGTCAACGGCAATATGATTAACCCCGAATCTCTGGTAACGTCGTCCCAGATGCTGCAAATGCCACGCGCCCAGCCGCTGCAGGCCACCCTTAAGCTGATCAATATTCTAGAGAAGATCTCCTTTGTTTCCGGCCACGATGTCGACTACTACGACACATTCGTTTTATGA
- the LOC108164671 gene encoding sepiapterin reductase, translating to MDLKQKTYLLVTGASRGIGREFAQQLSQRIQSVGSLVVLMGRSQSLLEETKANILKESPDLSVRTFALELSTARTEDFSGILHDSLSRAEAYPRDFQRAVIIHNAGTVGDTSKRAREIGDTEYLQQYYHTNVFSAISLNCQFMRFFGDIPKLVVNLSTLAAIAPISSMAHYCTVKAAREMYFRVLAAEEPEPGTLVLNYAPGMIDTQMTVQVQREAHDPAVVAMFREQREAKTMLTPPQTTERFIQVLEAQRFKSGDHVDYKDHDAA from the coding sequence ATGGATCTGAAGCAGAAAACATAtctcctggtgactggagcatcGCGTGGCATTGGCCGCGAATTCGCCCAACAGCTGTCGCAACGCATTCAATCCGTGGGTTCGCTGGTTGTGCTGATGGGACGCAGCCAGTCGCTGCTCGAGGAGACAAAGGCCAACATTTTGAAGGAAAGTCCAGATCTGTCTGTGCGCACGTTCGCTTTGGAGTTGAGCACAGCGAGGACCGAAGATTTTAGCGGTATCCTACACGACTCCCTCTCCCGGGCAGAGGCGTATCCGCGCGATTTCCAGCGCGCTGTAATCATCCACAATGCGGGCACTGTCGGTGACACTTCGAAGCGTGCTCGGGAGATTGGTGACACGGAGTATCTGCAGCAGTATTACCACACCAATGTGTTCTCCGCGATTTCCCTCAACTGCCAGTTCATGCGCTTCTTTGGTGACATCCCCAAGCTGGTGGTCAACCTAAGCACCCTGGCGGCCATAGCCCCAATCTCATCGATGGCCCACTATTGCACTGTGAAGGCGGCCAGGGAGATGTATTTCCGTGTGCTGGCCGCCGAGGAGCCAGAACCGGGCACTCTGGTGCTCAACTATGCGCCCGGAATGATTGACACCCAGATGACAGTTCAGGTGCAGCGCGAGGCTCACGATCCCGCGGTGGTGGCCATGTTCCGGGAGCAGCGTGAGGCCAAAACAATGCTGACACCGCCTCAGACAACGGAGCGATTCATCCAGGTGCTGGAGGCACAACGGTTCAAGTCCGGCGACCATGTCGACTACAAAGATCACGATGCGGCCTAG
- the LOC108164670 gene encoding splicing factor ESS-2 homolog, with amino-acid sequence MSETPRTPGTPGSLAMEMVKAQNIALADFKKPTDLVRRKNKPKILTEEQYIEEMSKIIQRDFFPDLEKLRAQNDYLEAEARRDFLQMAEIRARYSLGRIPRMGCRNGRRNNRNNNAMSPATFETPVSQGSRSNTPLQRADTPCSTTSSSARSSTEGDSLPSKMSLDAFLQSYTSEDNQSFQEIIETAEEKLRQKYALLYNHEQLSADQLKRALMLPSIEKQFEEPDPLRKIETWKYTNMNSVMYVPDGVELTEEERVQAAERRMSIKHEATRLPDSLNNKHQEVENKKATDPAVGENDPTATPRICGFELLRSPSPHPGVAFSPIMTWGEIDGTPFRLDGGDTPLRPTQGPSFRINENSRRENIAIALAERVSEKMRNQKQVAFDTARRNIGSPLIRTNMERLASMSPAAQHLATAKLGLRCTPSLSHTPTPGAARKRKITPGLVKSTTPLGKSRRITTPSRNTIIDTGSTITDNLLKIPIKPRSAAADFF; translated from the exons ATGTCTGAGACGCCACGTACACCTGGCACGCCCGGCAGCCTGGCCATGGAAATGGTCAAGGCCCAGAACATTGCTCTGGCAGATTTCAAGAAGCCCACGGATCTCGTGCGACgcaaaaacaaaccaaaaatcCTCACCGAAGAGCAATACATAGAAGAGATGTCCAAGATCATACAGCGTGACTTCTTTCCCGACCTGGAGAAGTTGCGGGCCCAGAATGATTACCTTGAGGCTGAGGCGCGTCGTGACTTTTTGCAAATGGCAGAGATACGGGCGCGCTACAGCCTGGGCAGGATTCCAAGGATGGGCTGCAGGAACGGAAGACGTAACAACCGTAACAACAATG CCATGTCCCCGGCTACCTTTGAGACGCCTGTAAGCCAAGGAAGTCGCAGCAACACTCCTCTCCAGCGTGCTGACACACCGTgctccaccaccagcagcagcgctcGCAGCTCTACCGAGGGCGATTCGTTACCCTCTAAGATGTCGCTGGACGCCTTCCTGCAGAGCTACACGAGCGAGGACAACCAGAGCTTCCAGGAAATCATTGAGACAGCCGAGGAGAAACTGCGCCAGAAGTATGCCCTGCTGTACAACCACGAACAGCTGTCCGCGGATCAGCTGAAGCGCGCCCTTATGTTGCCCAGCATCGAGAAGCAGTTCGAGGAGCCCGATCCGCTGAGGAAGATCGAGACTTGGAAGTACACAAACATGAACTCGGTCATGTATGTGCCGGACGGGGTTGAGTTGACCGAGGAGGAACGTGTGCAGGCAGCAGAACGCCGAATGAGCATCAAGCACGAGGCCACCAGACTTCCAGATAGCTTGAACAACAAACATCAggaggtggaaaataaaaagGCTACAGACCCAGCGGTTGGAGAAAACGATCCCACAGCCACACCTCGCATATGCGGCTTCGAGCTACTACGCTCTCCCTCGCCACATCCGGGTGTGGCCTTCTCCCCGATCATGACCTGGGGTGAGATCGATGGCACGCCCTTCCGCCTGGATGGAGGTGACACTCCGCTGCGTCCCACCCAGGGACCCTCGTTCCGTATCAACGAGAACTCCCGGCGCGAGAACATTGCCATTGCTTTGGCCGAAAGAGTCAGCGAGAAGATGCGCAACCAAAAACAAGTTGCTTTCGACACTGCCCGACGCAACATCGGCTCCCCGTTGATCCGTACCAACATGGAGCGCTTGGCCAGCATGTCACCGGCTGCCCAGCATCTGGCCACCGCTAAGCTAGGCTTGCGCTGCACACCCAGCCTATCCCACACTCCAACGCCGGGTGCAGCCAGGAAGAGAAAGATCACGCCCGGTCTGGTGAAGAGCACAACACCGCTGGGGAAGTCCAGACGAATCACAACACCATCCAGGAACACCATCATCGACACGGGCTCCACAATAACGGACAACCTTCTCAAGATCCCCATAAAGCCTCGCAGTGCAGCGGCGGATTTCTTTTAG
- the LOC108165387 gene encoding very low-density lipoprotein receptor-like has translation MTLLEDKENYGVCPACGPDFTCTAPVTENGDMNKDCVHASWRCDGQNDCPDKSNEVECPTCRVDQFSCQSGECFDKALICHDEADCCKRPGDFQCAINKLCISAKQINEIVSTLPKPKTVNLLDDSPPLRPIPSV, from the exons ATGACACTACTGGAGGACAAGGAGAACTACGGCGTGTGTCCGGCCTGTGGGCCAGATTTCACGTGCACGGCCCCAGTGACGGAGAATGGTGACATGAATAAGGACTGCGTACACGCCTCCTGGCGCTGTGACGGCCAAAATGACTGCCCGGACAAGTCGAATGAAGTGGAATGTCCCACATGCCGGGTGGATCAGTTCAGCTGCCAGTCCGGTGAGTGCTTCGACAAGGCTCTGATCTGCCACGATGAGGCCGACTGCTGCAAGCGGCCAGGAGACTTTCAGTGTGCCATCAACAAG CTTTGCATATCAGCCAAGCAGATCAATGAGATTGTATCAACTCTGCCCAAGCCCAAAACTGTTAATCTCCTTGATGACAGTCCACCGTTGAGACCCATTCCATCTGTCTAG
- the LOC108165043 gene encoding uncharacterized protein LOC108165043 produces MKFYLLVIASLCFLTYISCDGCLQCNSKTEPRCATDPLSLFTKNCSESTGGAECYVRVLKDGYTVRGCVKELDNATKATCNNELECQICTYAEGCNRQMFPSSRAQCLQCSGNSTSSSCASQVYEHASICPIYKLGDLCYIRNSNRTADGSFQRGCLTSAQANKQCIKDGHCFTCTGRGCNFLQANDTLIPLARDSSAQLVLSMSLLLCGLLVAWML; encoded by the exons ATGAAGTTCTATTTGCTGGTGATTGCGTCCCTGTGTTTTCTGACCTACATCAGTTGTG ATGGCTGTCTCCAGTGCAATTCGAAAACGGAGCCCCGTTGCGCCACCGATCCGCTCAGCTTATTCACCAAGAACTGCTCAGAGTCCACCGGCGGAGCCGAGTGCTACGTGCGCGTCCTCAAAG ACGGCTACACCGTACGCGGCTGTGTGAAAGAGCTGGACAATGCCACCAAGGCCACCTGCAACAACGAGCTGGAGTGCCAGATCTGTACGTACGCGGAGGGCTGCAACCGTCAGATGTTCCCCTCCTCGCGCGCCCAGTGCCTCCAGTGCTCGGGCAACTCCACCTCCTCGAGCTGCGCCAGCCAGGTGTACGAGCACGCCTCCATCTGTCCCATCTATAAGCTGGGCGACCTCTGCTACATTCGCAACAGCAACCGCACCGCGGACGGGTCCTTCCAGCGCGGCTGCCTCACCAGTGCCCAGGCCAACAAGCAGTGCATCAAGGACGGCCACTGCTTCACGTGCACGGGGCGCGGCTGCAACTTCCTGCAGGCCAACGATACCCTGATTCCCCTGGCCCGCGACTCCAGCGCCCAGCTGGTGCTGTCGATGTCCCTGCTCCTGTGCGGCCTCCTCGTCGCCTGGATGCTGTAG
- the LOC108151194 gene encoding uncharacterized protein LOC108151194, whose product MQIYIQTRDGKRTPFKTGHFGTAGELKIRIGRALGVPMGFSRLVFRTKILKNSVQLEEAGVRPLSTVELYWQPVICTRKRFSELELNGEMSVLEGQTGHGSRSESYDQMLKKGGITTKSRSSGQDPRLGRARGAKSPASTAAPSVSEVVLACRPGARIEEQSQEDDEKDVEECTDLSDDELDLMAIFRRQRSDMKSFDELPFKNEPLDGNTNLGIVPEKLEERQECQETLRDGVMKAMRT is encoded by the coding sequence ATGCAGATCTATATTCAAACACGTGATGGCAAGAGGACCCCCTTTAAGACCGGCCACTTTGGCACCGCGGGCGAACTGAAGATCCGCATCGGTCGCGCGTTGGGCGTCCCCATGGGCTTCAGTCGATTGGTCTTCAGGACAAAAATACTGAAAAACAGCGTACAGCTCGAGGAAGCCGGTGTCAGGCCGCTGTCAACGGTGGAGCTCTATTGGCAGCCGGTTATCTGCACCCGGAAGAGGTTCAGCGAACTGGAGCTCAACGGGGAAATGAGCGTGCTGGAGGGTCAAACCGGTCACGGGAGCAGGTCGGAGAGCTACGATCAGATGTTGAAGAAAGGCGGCATCACGACCAAGTCGAGGTCGAGCGGCCAGGACCCACGTCTTGGCCGTGCCAGAGGTGCAAAGTCCCCAGCCTCCACCGCCGCTCCCTCCGTTTCTGAGGTCGTGCTGGCGTGCCGCCCGGGAGCCAGAATTGAGGAGCAGTCCCAGGAGGATGATGAGAAGGATGTGGAAGAGTGCACTGATCTATCAGATGATGAGCTCGACTTAATGGCCATCTTCCGCCGGCAAAGGTCCGATATGAAATCTTTTGACGAGCTACCCTTCAAGAATGAGCCCCTGGACGGAAATACTAACTTGGGCATTGTTCCGGAAAAGCTGGAGGAACGGCAGGAGTGTCAGGAAACCCTTCGAGACGGAGTGATGAAAGCAATGAGGACCTAG